A single genomic interval of Eurosta solidaginis isolate ZX-2024a chromosome 3, ASM4086904v1, whole genome shotgun sequence harbors:
- the key gene encoding NF-kappa-B essential modulator isoform X1, whose product MAEEESFVILGSCSQPNSSNSMGGAKHGKLELQQQNEQILTNTETEQPILIDSQFGSLTNDTASASKVSESPKSTPEQSTSVVNVWKKGINSSTNALEASMDIERSIGRDLWKRSTVSIDTKSLQQDDLGIAVERSSSNTGAIPKTTSKETKTEGQTKEKITAENPLAVSFIMGQVPADALKASIVSQFPSVSLEDCENLKTVFSDYLKMKDLIIQVNGKMNTWLEKKSIMHSLELENRQKLQECQEQIAALRNENLKLKCEMDAKINELTEQLSEKTALILKMRTQIEKLEAQQLASSKVVAQTDKEDKDFRDKAGFIARFEHERIVKNFERNMSQLLAEKLQVSDIQKQYSDEINCLKSNLKASEELVYQLQTDIAVLQSTDAERTAQFVIYTTQRDQMSEEIGVLRQQVDVYTRDFQLERTAREEMAGEKAQLLEDLRALQRVNQKLTEQVANHEERLASIAASQQQQQQGNSLSAAGAEQNTPTIQTATGHICPICSNTCSSLTALQEHVNQCLDKNVHT is encoded by the exons ATGGCCGAGGAGGAGTCATTTGTTATATTGGGTAGCTGCTCACAGCCCAATTCTTCAAATTCAATGGGAGGGGCAAAACATGGAAAACTGGAATTGCAGCAACAAAATGAACAAATATTGACAAACACAGAAACGGAGCAACCGATATTAATTGACTCGCAATTTGGCTCGCTAACAAATGATACTGCATCGGCAAGTAAAGTCTCGGAATCACCGAAAAGCACCCCGGAACAATCAACTAGTGTTGTGAATGTATGGAAAAAAGGTATTAATTCGAGTACCAATGCATTGGAAGCATCCATGGATATAGAACGATCTATTGGACGTGATCTATGGAAGAGGAGCACAGTTTCAATTGATACAAAAAGTTTGCAACAGGACGACTTGGGTATAGCAGTGGAACGCAGCTCGTCAAACACAGGAGCCATACCCAAAACAACTTCCAAAGAAACCAAAACTGAGGGacaaactaaagaaaaaataACTGCGGAAAATCCATTAGCTGTAAGCTTTATAATGGGGCAAGTACCCGCCGATGCTTTGAAG GCCAGTATTGTATCACAATTTCCAAGCGTCTCACTAGAAGATTGCGAGAACCTGAAAACAGTTTTCAGTGACTATCTTAAAATGAAAG ATCTAATCATACAAGTAAATGGCAAAATGAATACTTGGCTTGAAAAGAAGAGCATCATGCACTCCCTTGAACTGGAAAATCGACAAAAGCTGCAGGAATGTCAAGAGCAAATAGCGGCC TTACgtaatgaaaatttgaaattaaaatgcGAAATGGATGCAAAAATAAACGAATTAACCGAACAATTAAGCGAAAAAACAGCTTTAATCCTTAAAATGCGAACACAAATTGAAAAATTGGAAGCACAACAATTG GCTTCATCTAAGGTTGTTGCCCAAACTGATAAAGAAGACAAAGATTTCCGAGATAAAGCCGGTTTCATAGCACGTTTCGAACATGAACGCATAGTCAAGAATTTCGAACGCAATATGTCACAATTATTAGCAGAAAAGTTACAAGTCTCAGATATA CAAAAGCAATACTCCGATGAAATAAATTGccttaaatcaaatttaaaagctTCAGAAGAGCTAGTTTATCAATTACAAACCGATATTGCTGTACTCCAATCTACTGATGCAGAAAGGACAGCACAATTTGTTATATATACAACACAACGCGATCAAATGAGTGAAGAAATTGGCGTTTTACGTCAACAGGTGGACGTTTATACTCGTGATTTTCAATTAGAACGTACTGCACGTGAAGAAATGGCTGGTGAGAAAGCGCAACTTTTGGAAGATTTGCGTGCATTGCAACGGGTTAATCAAAAATTAACTGAACAAGTGGCCAATCATGAGGAACGTTTAGCATCAATTGCAGCAtcccaacagcagcaacaacaaggaAATAGTCTATCAGCTGCTGGTGCAGAA CAGAACACACCGACTATACAAACGGCTACGGGACACATATGCCCAATTTGCTCGAACACTTGCAGTTCCTTAACTGCTTTGCAAGAGCATGTTAATCAGTGTTTGGATAAAAATGTTCATACATAA
- the key gene encoding NF-kappa-B essential modulator isoform X2 — MAEEESFVILGSCSQPNSSNSMGGAKHGKLELQQQNEQILTNTETEQPILIDSQFGSLTNDTASASKVSESPKSTPEQSTSVVNVWKKGINSSTNALEASMDIERSIGRDLWKRSTVSIDTKSLQQDDLGIAVERSSSNTGAIPKTTSKETKTEGQTKEKITAENPLAVSFIMGQVPADALKASIVSQFPSVSLEDCENLKTVFSDYLKMKDLIIQVNGKMNTWLEKKSIMHSLELENRQKLQECQEQIAALRNENLKLKCEMDAKINELTEQLSEKTALILKMRTQIEKLEAQQLASSKVVAQTDKEDKDFRDKAGFIARFEHERIVKNFERNMSQLLAEKLQVSDIQKQYSDEINCLKSNLKASEELVYQLQTDIAVLQSTDAERTAQFVIYTTQRDQMSEEIGVLRQQVDVYTRDFQLERTAREEMAGEKAQLLEDLRALQRVNQKLTEQVANHEERLASIAASQQQQQQGNSLSAAGAENTPTIQTATGHICPICSNTCSSLTALQEHVNQCLDKNVHT, encoded by the exons ATGGCCGAGGAGGAGTCATTTGTTATATTGGGTAGCTGCTCACAGCCCAATTCTTCAAATTCAATGGGAGGGGCAAAACATGGAAAACTGGAATTGCAGCAACAAAATGAACAAATATTGACAAACACAGAAACGGAGCAACCGATATTAATTGACTCGCAATTTGGCTCGCTAACAAATGATACTGCATCGGCAAGTAAAGTCTCGGAATCACCGAAAAGCACCCCGGAACAATCAACTAGTGTTGTGAATGTATGGAAAAAAGGTATTAATTCGAGTACCAATGCATTGGAAGCATCCATGGATATAGAACGATCTATTGGACGTGATCTATGGAAGAGGAGCACAGTTTCAATTGATACAAAAAGTTTGCAACAGGACGACTTGGGTATAGCAGTGGAACGCAGCTCGTCAAACACAGGAGCCATACCCAAAACAACTTCCAAAGAAACCAAAACTGAGGGacaaactaaagaaaaaataACTGCGGAAAATCCATTAGCTGTAAGCTTTATAATGGGGCAAGTACCCGCCGATGCTTTGAAG GCCAGTATTGTATCACAATTTCCAAGCGTCTCACTAGAAGATTGCGAGAACCTGAAAACAGTTTTCAGTGACTATCTTAAAATGAAAG ATCTAATCATACAAGTAAATGGCAAAATGAATACTTGGCTTGAAAAGAAGAGCATCATGCACTCCCTTGAACTGGAAAATCGACAAAAGCTGCAGGAATGTCAAGAGCAAATAGCGGCC TTACgtaatgaaaatttgaaattaaaatgcGAAATGGATGCAAAAATAAACGAATTAACCGAACAATTAAGCGAAAAAACAGCTTTAATCCTTAAAATGCGAACACAAATTGAAAAATTGGAAGCACAACAATTG GCTTCATCTAAGGTTGTTGCCCAAACTGATAAAGAAGACAAAGATTTCCGAGATAAAGCCGGTTTCATAGCACGTTTCGAACATGAACGCATAGTCAAGAATTTCGAACGCAATATGTCACAATTATTAGCAGAAAAGTTACAAGTCTCAGATATA CAAAAGCAATACTCCGATGAAATAAATTGccttaaatcaaatttaaaagctTCAGAAGAGCTAGTTTATCAATTACAAACCGATATTGCTGTACTCCAATCTACTGATGCAGAAAGGACAGCACAATTTGTTATATATACAACACAACGCGATCAAATGAGTGAAGAAATTGGCGTTTTACGTCAACAGGTGGACGTTTATACTCGTGATTTTCAATTAGAACGTACTGCACGTGAAGAAATGGCTGGTGAGAAAGCGCAACTTTTGGAAGATTTGCGTGCATTGCAACGGGTTAATCAAAAATTAACTGAACAAGTGGCCAATCATGAGGAACGTTTAGCATCAATTGCAGCAtcccaacagcagcaacaacaaggaAATAGTCTATCAGCTGCTGGTGCAGAA AACACACCGACTATACAAACGGCTACGGGACACATATGCCCAATTTGCTCGAACACTTGCAGTTCCTTAACTGCTTTGCAAGAGCATGTTAATCAGTGTTTGGATAAAAATGTTCATACATAA